One Triticum dicoccoides isolate Atlit2015 ecotype Zavitan chromosome 3B, WEW_v2.0, whole genome shotgun sequence genomic window, GCTCGCCGCAGCCACCGCACCACTGTGCCCCGTGCGACACACACCCTGGTCGCGCGCcacactctcgctggctgcgctcgccccgtCTGCTGCCCCCCTGCTTCGCGTCGCCTCCAGTCATGGCCATCTTCTGCCGGCCGCCCCCTCAGCCTCGCCTACTGCGTGTTgcttcctgctgctatgcgctgctctaccgctggtacgctgctgcaccatgccctcgacaccgccgtggacaaatgtggcggagggattgttaatggagtacgagaaggaggtggcggagaagttgtggagaggcaggaggtctggggcggtgtcacctggctgtggtggaggtgtttATCCGACAAGGAGCCAGAGTGGAAGGAGAagtcacaattggaaagaatcacaaaaaaaatcataacccggagatctcagttcaaaaaaatgctaatatcgatggaaAACATAGAAAATGTTTgttgttatcaaggaaaggtaaattttttggaaagttaggatttttgaactgatttctatgcaaatggaTAACGTGATATCAGTATctgcccgtttgtgacgtgtctgattaggaaagtttgcaaatgttaagaaactatttatcgggaggaaagttgtgacgtgtctgctatttgtttcctaaaacaaatttcactaataagttaggaaagttagattaaaatgtattatttgtttcctaaaaatctgttatttgtttcctaagacaaattgagccaataaaaggaatcaattgatttgcataatttaaggaagttagattaaaatgtattatttgttttctgaaaatctgttatttgtttcctaagacaaattgaaccaataaaaggaatcgattgatttagataagttaggaaagttagattaaaatgtattatttgtttcctgaaaatctgttatttgtttcctaagacaaattgaaccaatgaaagaaatcgattgatttgcataatttaaggaagttagattaaaatgtattatttgtttcctaaaaaacTGTTATTTAtttctaagacaaattgaaccaataaaaggaatcgattgatttgcataagttaggaaagttagattaaaatgtattatttgtttcctaaaaatctgttatttgtttcctaagacaaattgaaccaataaaaggaatcgattgatttgcataatttaaggaagttaggtTAATGTATTATTTGTTTTCTGAAAATCTGTTATCTTCCCGGCCCAGAACGACGGAGATGCCACATGATAGTATGGCACTAACCCATCGTCTGTGCGCTGACGAGTGACGACAGAGACGACTGAGCCTGAAACTTAATCTGAGTACGAATAATCAACAGTGACGGCAACTGTTGCGGGCTTGCGGCGAGGTACCCTCACCTGGACAATGATCTTTGGTCGGAGCGCAGAGGTAAGTGGTGTTGTTGGCGACATGCAGGTCGTCCACTCGAGAGGCGGTGCTGGATATTAATGGAGATCGTGCAGGCAGACAACGAGGTGGGGTGGTTCATCTGTGCGGCCTGCTTCCGATCCAATCTGCGATATTCCCCCATGTGGATGCGACCCCATCACGTAGCCATACAAAACGATATAGGAACCATGATTAGATAAATATACAATGATCAATTGGACTGTATTAGAATTGGAGAGAGAATGAATATACAGGAAACATGCAGGTCGAGCAAGCCAGCCTTTCCTATGGTCGTCTTGTTCCTGCAGATGTTAAGCTAATACCGAATCCAATGTTTAAAACCAATCAATCCCTAGTCTCTTTCTCTGCCAGCGAAAGTTAATCTCTGGCGTCCTTCGTCCAAATTGAATTATATCAAACTGAGCAGGACCAACATAATTATGGGAAAGCCATATAAGAGAGattagtgggaaggagaggattACGTCCCGGATTTTCAGAAGAAATGTTTGTTAGTGTTAATAGGAAGGAGGGGATAGTGTCCTGATTTTTTTACTGGGGAGATGCGCATTAAAGAAAAGATAGATTGTGTCCTGATTTTCTGCATGAAAAAAGAAAACCGGAAACTTGGAGAAGATCGAGGGGTGGGGCTAGCTAGGGggtggaggtgggacgaaaaaacccGGACAAAAATAAACTATAGAGATTAGCCCAtgatcattaggagtagagattagctCTTTCACCTTGTCAGACAGTCCCTTCAATCCTAGAATATACAACATTTAGAAGAAATAAAACCAATGACATAATTAGTAAACAATTTCAGCGACAAAAGGATAAACAAATTGGATTTTTAAAACAAAACCTGCACCTGCACAAGTATATGTTATATTAACAAAAGTGCAGATCCCGTCTCACTCTTCTTCCGAATAGCAATCTTGGTGAGTGATCTCGACCGGGTTCGATCGACATAGCGTGTCGTTCCTCCAGGagtgggtgctgagaggaaggatggcaaacctccattgtcaatcggccggagctgcatcgtcatttggatcagagcatggacgaaatcgagatggtagaggttgaggaatttgtaggacgtgagggtttagggtgggcatcacgagaactcacccatatcttgggagacggcagacccgaggtgcagtcgtgttcgtgcttcaggggctgccacgtgctgtcctcgccgccatcgcctgtcgatgccacttcagcgccacgagcatgggactgagggacgaagggaagagaagggaaggaagcgagctaatgacgtacctatgtttggtatgtaataccctccattaagagtagtattttcttaaaatcggttattttgtttcctaattaatgtgattCAGCAATTTAagataaggttaattaatttagatttgatatctagagattgatcgtgattgattctttcacataaagacattactaaaaataacttgcaccagcatggaaagttatgatccgttaagattttttttcgttgtgtgagagggtgacgcgaaactaaaccggtggggtgggggaaggacgaaaaaaaccagcgaaataaaacgggtgggaggtgggaggaagtaccaaagaagtaccaaaaaagaccgggtgaggtgggacaAAAATAAAACCcgaaacgcgacctaccaactgagacattaggagtagagataaggcAAGCGGAGAGGGGGcgagaaggaagaaaaggaaaaGCCGAGGGTGGAATTCGCACGCGACCTCCTCCTTCCTTTCTcgtctccctccctgcctgcctgcataCACGCCTCGCGCCTTCCTCCCAAATCCAATTCCTAATCCCAatcccggccgcctcccccttccttcctcccgcCGCCGCAGCTCGATCCGACGCCGCGCCGGAGCCGCTCCCCTCCCAGTGCACGGAGGAGGCCGCAAGCCACACGACCGACCCCGCCCCGCGCCGCGCCTTATATGTAATGGACGCCGACGAGCCGCCAGAGCCCACAGAAACAAAGCGCGCCCGGCTCCCGCCCCCGCCCCTGCCCGCCTAGCTAGGGTTTCCGGTCCCTTCTCCCCTCCCTTCGCCTCCTCGTCGCCCGGCGAGCGGCCGCCCGGCCATGGGCTGCGCGCCATCGCACGACGCCCTCGCGGCCACCGCGGCCGCCGCGGCCAGGGCGACGCGGcgccgggccgccgccgccgccgcctcctcgtcctccGCGTCCTCGCGGCGGGCGCGGGACCCCGCGGCGGTGTGCCGGCAGCGGGTGGCGCTGATCCGGGCCGCGGCGGACAGGCGCTTCGCGCTGGCGGCGGCGCACGCGGCCTACTTCCGCTCGCTGGCCGCCGTGGGGGGCGCGCTGCGGCGCTTCGCGGCGGCCGCGCTGCTCCCGGCCAcccccgaccccgccgcctcgcccgTGCTCACCCTCCCGCCCTCCCCCGACCTCGCCAAGCCGCCGCAGCACGccgtcgcctcctccgccgccgccgccgccgcgtcgagcCTCCCGCCGTCCCcggactcctcctcctccaccgtctcGCCCCTCTCCCACTCCCTCTCCGTctcctccgacgacgacgacgaggagcaccTCCACGCGCTCGACCACTCCCGCCGCGCCCGCCTCCGCGGGCACGCGCCGCCCCCGACGGCAACGACGCAGCATCAGCACCGCCACTACATGAGGAACTCCGCCACCGTGCCCACGGTGGTCTACGAGGACCCCTACGCCGAGTACGCCGAGGCCGCGGCCAGCTACAGCTACGGCTACGGGTCCGCGTACACGTACGGCCCCTACGGCGAGCCGGTCGCGGAGGAGGCgaggccgcgccgcccgccgcccacgccgccgcccccggaggCCTCGCCGTGGGACTTCTTGGACCTCTTCACGCCCACGCCCTACGACCAGTTCCTGGAGGACTACTCGCGCGGCATGCCCGGCGAGGCCGCCGACGGGGATCGGAATCTGCCCACCAACAGCCCCAATTACGCCAATTACGCCGAGCTGAGGAGGATGGAGGGGATCCCGGAGCTTGAGGACGAGGCTGAGCTGGGGCCAGCACAGCCATCAACCTCGGCCGTCGTTGAAGATCAGCGCGTGAAGGGGAAGACACCAGCTCCTGGTCCTACCACCAACGCCGCCCGTCCCAATGGCACCTCCTCCTCTGAGGTGAAGCCGCAGAGCAAGGGATCATCTGGTGCCAATGCCGAGGCGGAGAAGCCGCTGCCAAGGAACGATTCAGTGCCGAGCAATGCCGGCTCCGGCTCGAACAGCAAGAAAGGGGGCAGGACCGATGCAGTGAGCTTGAAGGGTGCCAACTTTGATGACATTGCTGGCAGCAACTCCTCctccgagaagaagaagaagaagggtgtgCCATTTGGTGAGAATGGTGGCGACATTGTTGGCGGCAGCTCCACCGGGAAGAAGGGTGCTGCGATTGATGAGGCCGGGTCAATTGTCGATGCAGATGGCGCTGGGGGTAGCCACGGCAAGTCGGTGCGGTCGGCCATGACAGTGAGCAGCGAGTCCTTCTCGCCGTTGCACAATGGGGAGAGAGATGTCGTGGAGGCAATGGAGGAGGTCAAGGAGCGATTCGAGGAGGCACTGCATTGCGGCGATGAGGTctccaggatgctcgaggtgggGAAGGTGCCTCACCGGACGGCGCCCAAAGTTCTTAGATGTGGGTAATGGAAATGTTTTATTGGAGCAACACATGTCTGAAATTATGGTATATGGGCAAGCGACTGAAAGGTTGACATATTATTATGTTGTTTCTGCAGATTTCTCTTCCAGGGTGATGGAGCCTATGTCGCTGAGCGTGCCGTCCTCTTCTTACTGCGTTCCAAAGCGGGAAAGGCGCTCGAGGTTACCGACCACCTCAGCTTCATATGCCAACGGCAGAGAACATCGCGACGGAAGTCTCTGTTCAACTCTGGAGAAGCTCTGTGTATGGGAAAAGAAGCTATATCAGGAGGTCAAGGTAAGCACATTTGAGGCCACATCAACAAGCTACAAGTGTCCATTCATGTTATCTCTTTATTTACTGCCCAAACATGTGTTGAAAAAGGTTAGGTGATTGTTCTAGGATGAAGAGAAGCTGAGGACTCTGTATGAAAAGAAGTACAACAGGCTGAAGTCGCTAGACGAACAAGGGGCGGAGCCGGATGCGATAGAGACGGCCAGATCGTCGGTGCGGGACCTGCGGTCGAAGATCACCATCAACATCAAAACAGCCAAGGCCTTCTCGTCGAAGATCGAGAAGATTCGGGACGAGGAACTGTACCCTCAGCTTGTTGATCTTATCCAAGGGTATGATGAGGCTCTCTTCCTGGTTCCAGTTGTTGTTCCACAACTTCATTGTCTGACAGAACAAAACCTTTAAACTGACCACACTCATTGCTGCTCTTGTTTTTGTTCGATCAAACACAGATTGCGGAGGATGTGGAAGGCAGTTCTGGAATGCCATGAGAAGCAGCTGTCGGCGATAAGGGACAGCAGGCTCCACCTGCTCAAGGCGAGGACGGTGAGCCAGTCCGCCGCCGCGGAATTGGCGACGCTGGAGCTGGAGAGGGAGCTCACGAAATGGTACCGCTGCTTCAACAAGTGGACCAGCTCGCAGAGGTCTTATGTGGAGGCGCTGAACGGATGGCTGAGGAGATGGTTCCCCGAGGTGCAGGACGAGGAAGACGCGCCCGACGGCGCCCCGCCTTTCTCCCCGGGCAAGCTCGGCGCCCGGCCGATATTCGTCGTGTCGAACGACTGGTTCCGGGCCATCGACCTGGTGCCCAAGAGCGACGCGCTGAAGTCGATCGACCACttctcgaagctcgtccacgagctGAGGAAGAGCCAGGAGGACGAGCAGCGGCAGAAGAGGAAGGTCGACCACGCCTCCAGGGACTACAACAAAAGGCGCGAGGCCCTGCAGCGAGAGCTCGGCCCGGGCACCGGCACCGGCACCAGCACCGACACGGTCGCCCTCCCGGAGGACCGCGGCAACTACACCGTCGATCTGCACAAGATGAGGAGGAGACTGGACAGCGAGATGGCCAAGCACGACGAGGTGGTGCGGCACGTCCATTTTGCGGCGTCGGCCACTCTGCCGGTCGGCTTCGTCCCCGCGCTGGAGCAGATCGCCGGCTTCTTCCACGGCAACCTGCAGGTCTACGCGCG contains:
- the LOC119280204 gene encoding nitrate regulatory gene2 protein-like, which gives rise to MGCAPSHDALAATAAAAARATRRRAAAAAASSSSASSRRARDPAAVCRQRVALIRAAADRRFALAAAHAAYFRSLAAVGGALRRFAAAALLPATPDPAASPVLTLPPSPDLAKPPQHAVASSAAAAAASSLPPSPDSSSSTVSPLSHSLSVSSDDDDEEHLHALDHSRRARLRGHAPPPTATTQHQHRHYMRNSATVPTVVYEDPYAEYAEAAASYSYGYGSAYTYGPYGEPVAEEARPRRPPPTPPPPEASPWDFLDLFTPTPYDQFLEDYSRGMPGEAADGDRNLPTNSPNYANYAELRRMEGIPELEDEAELGPAQPSTSAVVEDQRVKGKTPAPGPTTNAARPNGTSSSEVKPQSKGSSGANAEAEKPLPRNDSVPSNAGSGSNSKKGGRTDAVSLKGANFDDIAGSNSSSEKKKKKGVPFGENGGDIVGGSSTGKKGAAIDEAGSIVDADGAGGSHGKSVRSAMTVSSESFSPLHNGERDVVEAMEEVKERFEEALHCGDEVSRMLEVGKVPHRTAPKVLRYFSSRVMEPMSLSVPSSSYCVPKRERRSRLPTTSASYANGREHRDGSLCSTLEKLCVWEKKLYQEVKDEEKLRTLYEKKYNRLKSLDEQGAEPDAIETARSSVRDLRSKITINIKTAKAFSSKIEKIRDEELYPQLVDLIQGLRRMWKAVLECHEKQLSAIRDSRLHLLKARTVSQSAAAELATLELERELTKWYRCFNKWTSSQRSYVEALNGWLRRWFPEVQDEEDAPDGAPPFSPGKLGARPIFVVSNDWFRAIDLVPKSDALKSIDHFSKLVHELRKSQEDEQRQKRKVDHASRDYNKRREALQRELGPGTGTGTSTDTVALPEDRGNYTVDLHKMRRRLDSEMAKHDEVVRHVHFAASATLPVGFVPALEQIAGFFHGNLQVYARIRTDGDGAGAHGPPTEARRPHLG